In a genomic window of Microcebus murinus isolate Inina chromosome 17, M.murinus_Inina_mat1.0, whole genome shotgun sequence:
- the LOC142861615 gene encoding small ribosomal subunit protein uS8-like, which yields MVRMNVLADALKSINNAEKRGKRQVLIRPCSKVIVQFLTVMMKHGYIGEFEIIDDHRAGKIVVNLTGRLNKCGVISPRFDVQLKDLEKWQNNLLPSRQFGFIVLTTSAGIMDHEEARRKHTGGKILGFFF from the coding sequence ATGGTGCGCATGAATGTCCTGGCTGATGCTCTTAAGAGCATCAACAATGCCGAAAAGAGAGGCAAACGCCAGGTTCTTATAAGGCCGTGCTCCAAAGTCATTGTCCAGTTTCTAACTGTGATGATGAAGCATGGTTACATTGGCGAATTTGAAATCATTGATGATCACAGAGCTGGGAAAATTGTTGTGAACCTCACAGGCAGGTTAAACAAGTGTGGAGTGATCAGTCCCAGATTTGATGTGCAactcaaagatctagaaaaatggcagaataatCTGCTCCCATCCCGCCAGTTTGGTTTCATTGTATTGACAACTTCAGCTGGCATCATGGACCatgaagaagcaagaagaaaacacacaggagGGAAAATTCTGGGATTCTTTTTCTAG